The following coding sequences lie in one Schistocerca serialis cubense isolate TAMUIC-IGC-003099 chromosome 12, iqSchSeri2.2, whole genome shotgun sequence genomic window:
- the LOC126428456 gene encoding myosin light chain 1, producing MTDLSARDIERANFAFSVYDFDGSGTIDAIYLGDLLRALNLNPTLAIVEKMGGTKKKNEKKLKIEDFLPIFSQVKKEKEVGSYEDFLECLKLYDKAEDGKMLSAELSHTLLSLGERLTDEECESILKECLDPEDEDGFVPYAPFLKRLIAGPPEEKPAEAK from the exons GGGCGAACTTCGCCTTCTCCGTCTACGACTTCGACGGAAGCGGCACCATCGACGCCATCTACCTGGGCGACCTCCTGCGCGCCCTCAACCTCAACCCCACCCTGGCCATCGTCGAGAAGATGGGCGGCACCAAGAAGAAGA ACGAGAAGAAGCTGAAGATCGAAGACTTCTTGCCCATCTTCTCGCAGGTGAAGAAGGAGAAGGAGGTGGGATCGTACGAGGACTTCCTGGAGTGTCTCAAGCTGTACGACAAGGCGGAGGACGGCAAGATGCTGTCGGCCGAGCTGTCCCACACACTGCTGTCGCTCG GTGAGAGACTGACAGATGAAGAGTGTGAGTCCATCCTGAAGGAGTGCCTGGACCCTGAGGATGAGGACGGTTTTGTTCCCTATGCTC CTTTCCTGAAGCGCCTCATCGCAGGACCACCAGAGGAGAAGCCGGCCGAGGCCAAGTAG